A single Fundidesulfovibrio soli DNA region contains:
- the ftsY gene encoding signal recognition particle-docking protein FtsY: MGFFSKLTSWIGRKKPDEQTPDEKAPENLQTAEAPAGEQAAPAPEPESPAAEAAPEQAEPAACPKAEPGATPAWQTELTLSLRQAEPKLSVWLGIVLQGVNRGGPELWERLRFLFNCLEAPAAEADEFIAAFEKWLANMGYEEVEEFRSELQYRLALALDLEDEEDERSRLFIKLSEGLAKTREQIAARIDGLLTSHSKMDDEFWEELEEILIMADVGFEPAGKLLSQLKNRARKSGVTDPSGFKEILREELAQIFKAPKTIKAVNPPEVVMMVGVNGVGKTTSIAKLAYRAQMQGRKVLIVAGDTFRAAAIEQLQIWAGRVGAGFFSKGEGADPAAVAFEAMDHCLANGYDLMLLDTAGRLHTKANLMEELKKIERVLGKKHPGAPHRTILVVDATTGQNALSQTKLFHEAVGVDEIVLTKLDGTAKGGVVVGIALEHAIPITFVGLGEKMEDMRPFSGEDFAKALLV; the protein is encoded by the coding sequence ATGGGTTTTTTCTCCAAGCTCACCTCCTGGATAGGCCGCAAGAAGCCCGACGAACAGACGCCCGACGAGAAGGCTCCTGAAAACCTGCAGACCGCCGAAGCTCCCGCCGGGGAGCAGGCGGCGCCAGCGCCGGAGCCTGAAAGTCCGGCGGCCGAGGCCGCTCCGGAACAGGCCGAACCCGCCGCCTGCCCCAAGGCCGAGCCCGGCGCGACCCCAGCCTGGCAGACGGAGCTGACCCTGAGCCTGCGCCAGGCCGAGCCGAAGCTTTCGGTGTGGCTGGGCATCGTGCTCCAGGGCGTCAACCGCGGCGGCCCCGAGCTCTGGGAGCGCCTGCGCTTCTTGTTCAACTGCCTCGAAGCCCCCGCCGCCGAGGCCGACGAGTTCATCGCCGCCTTCGAGAAGTGGCTCGCCAACATGGGCTACGAAGAGGTGGAGGAGTTCCGCTCCGAACTGCAGTACCGCCTGGCCCTAGCCCTGGACCTGGAGGACGAGGAGGACGAGCGCAGCCGCCTGTTCATCAAGCTCTCCGAGGGCCTGGCCAAGACCCGCGAGCAGATCGCCGCGCGCATCGACGGGCTGCTCACCTCCCACTCCAAGATGGACGACGAGTTCTGGGAGGAGCTGGAGGAGATCCTGATCATGGCCGACGTGGGCTTCGAGCCCGCGGGCAAGCTGCTCTCACAGCTCAAGAACCGGGCCCGCAAGTCCGGCGTGACCGACCCGTCCGGCTTCAAGGAGATCCTGCGCGAGGAGCTGGCCCAGATTTTCAAGGCCCCCAAGACCATCAAGGCCGTGAACCCGCCCGAGGTGGTGATGATGGTGGGCGTCAACGGCGTGGGCAAGACCACCTCCATCGCCAAGCTGGCCTACAGGGCGCAGATGCAGGGCCGCAAGGTGCTCATCGTGGCGGGCGACACCTTCCGCGCGGCGGCCATCGAGCAGTTGCAGATCTGGGCCGGACGCGTGGGCGCGGGCTTCTTCTCCAAGGGCGAGGGCGCTGACCCGGCGGCCGTGGCCTTCGAGGCCATGGACCACTGCCTGGCCAACGGCTACGACCTCATGCTCCTGGACACCGCGGGCCGCCTGCACACCAAGGCAAACCTCATGGAAGAGCTCAAGAAGATCGAGCGCGTGCTGGGCAAGAAGCACCCCGGAGCGCCCCACCGCACCATCCTGGTGGTGGACGCCACCACCGGCCAGAACGCCCTCTCCCAGACCAAGCTGTTCCACGAGGCCGTGGGCGTGGACGAGATCGTGCTCACCAAGCTCGACGGCACGGCCAAGGGCGGCGTGGTGGTGGGCATCGCCCTGGAGCACGCCATCCCCATCACCTTCGTGGGGCTGGGCGAGAAGATGGAGGACATGCGGCCCTTCTCCGGCGAGGACTTCGCCAAGGCCCTGCTGGTCTAG
- a CDS encoding HD domain-containing protein: MLVDNSNQAGTTMRTPSRTEALALLEQHQSKPERIAHSLAVAELALAIRDRLAERGHELDRGLVESAALLHDMCKGQPDHDRAAGELLRGLGYPEVAAVAEVHTRLAGRTPQEPEPVSAAEVVYMADKSYRRTTRVSVEDRYAIWLKTWEGNAEKLASLENGQKRAETVRARIERAMGLPLDAVGPRA, translated from the coding sequence ATGCTCGTCGACAACTCCAACCAGGCCGGTACGACCATGCGCACGCCCTCCAGGACGGAGGCCCTGGCCCTGCTCGAACAACACCAATCCAAGCCGGAGCGGATAGCCCACAGTCTTGCCGTGGCCGAACTGGCCCTGGCCATCCGGGACCGGCTCGCCGAGCGCGGCCACGAGCTGGACCGTGGCCTGGTGGAGTCGGCCGCCCTGCTCCACGACATGTGCAAGGGCCAGCCCGACCATGACCGCGCCGCAGGCGAGCTGCTGCGCGGACTGGGCTACCCCGAGGTGGCCGCCGTGGCCGAGGTGCACACCCGCCTTGCCGGGCGCACGCCCCAGGAGCCCGAGCCCGTGAGCGCCGCCGAGGTGGTCTACATGGCGGACAAGAGCTACCGCCGCACCACCCGGGTGAGCGTGGAGGACCGCTACGCCATCTGGCTCAAGACCTGGGAGGGCAACGCGGAAAAGCTGGCCAGCCTGGAGAACGGCCAGAAACGCGCCGAGACGGTGCGTGCGCGCATCGAACGGGCCATGGGACTCCCTTTGGATGCGGTGGGACCCCGGGCGTAA